The following proteins come from a genomic window of Macadamia integrifolia cultivar HAES 741 chromosome 14, SCU_Mint_v3, whole genome shotgun sequence:
- the LOC122061145 gene encoding cationic peroxidase 1-like, whose translation MTSSQVIVKLCITIFFLIHYGPPASAQLSSTFYSSSCPKALSTIKSAVNSAVAKESRMGASLLRLHFHDCFVNGCDGSILLDDTANFTGEKTAAPNNNSVRGFDVVDTIKSNLESICPGVVSCADILAVAARDSVVALGGSTWSVLLGRRDSTTASLSAANSNIPSPFLNLSGLITAFTNKGFTTKEMVALSGSHTIGQARCTLFRSRIYNETNINTAYATSLKSKCPSSGGDNNLSPLDTTSPTTFDSAYYTNLINNKGLLHSDQQLYSGGSGSTDSQVKSYSSNSATFFTDFGNAMITMGNLSPLTGTSGQIRTNCRKVNSG comes from the exons ATGACTTCCTCCCAAGTGATAGTTAAGCTATGCATTACTATCTTCTTCTTGATACATTATGGTCCGCCTGCCTCTGCGCAGCTAAGTTCTACTTTCTATTCCAGTTCATGCCCCAAAGCCCTCTCAACCATTAAGTCCGCTGTTAACTCTGCGGTGGCGAAAGAGAGCCGGATGGGTGCATCACTTCTCCGTCTTCATTTTCATGACTGCTTTGTTAAT GGCTGTGATGGATCTATTCTCTTAGACGACACTGCAAACTTCACAGGAGAGAAGACAGCTGCTCCTAATAATAATTCAGTGAGAGGGTTTGATGTTGTCGATACCATCAAATCCAACCTAGAAAGCATCTGTCCCGGTGTCGTTTCTTGTGCTGACATCTTGGCTGTTGCTGCTCGTGATTCCGTCGTCGCT TTGGGTGGATCCACATGGTCAGTACTGTTGGGAAGGAGAGATTCAACCACAGCAAGCTTAAGTGCTGCAAACAGCAACATCCCTTCACCCTTCTTGAATCTTAGTGGTCTCATAACTGCCTTCACAAACAAAGGATTCACTACAAAGGAAATGGTGGCTCTTTCAG GGTCTCACACAATAGGGCAAGCAAGGTGCACACTATTCAGAAGTCGAATCTACAATGAGACCAACATAAACACGGCGTATGCGACATCTTTGAAGTCGAAATGTCCGAGCTCTGGTGGGGATAATAATCTCTCCCCTCTCGACACCACGAGTCCTACTACCTTTGATTCTGCCTATTACACCAACTTGATCAACAACAAGGGCCTTCTACACTCTGATCAACAGCTCTACAGTGGCGGTAGTGGCTCTACTGATTCTCAAGTGAAGTCCTATAGTTCCAATTCTGCAACTTTTTTCACAGATTTTGGGAACGCCATGATAACTATGGGAAACCTTAGCCCACTCACTGGCACTAGTGGTCAGATTAGGACCAATTGTAGGAAAGTTAATTCAGGATAA